Proteins co-encoded in one Flavobacterium sp. M31R6 genomic window:
- a CDS encoding patatin-like phospholipase family protein: MDSKSKSIGLILSGGGSKGIAHAGVLKFLEEKNIVPTQIAGSSAGSIVAALYGSGKSPDAILEFFKSIYFFHWKHFTFSKAGLIDSESFKEYFYEIFKDTTLSELKIPVHITATDMIKGKSKIFGPETKTIDAILASSSFPGVMSPYEFNGKLYSDGGILNHFPTDILKEKCDTLIGVYVSPIQKIEAKDLTSIKSVTARAFDLFSANSSIHKFDHCDWLIEPEALSLYSTFETSKSKMEAIFDIGYESAKKTYKKLNSSLDAKLISC; the protein is encoded by the coding sequence ATGGACAGCAAATCAAAATCAATCGGTTTAATACTATCCGGCGGTGGATCAAAAGGCATCGCGCATGCTGGCGTTTTAAAATTTTTGGAAGAAAAAAATATCGTTCCTACCCAAATTGCAGGTTCAAGTGCTGGTTCAATTGTCGCTGCTTTATACGGAAGTGGTAAATCGCCCGATGCTATTTTGGAATTCTTTAAATCCATATATTTTTTTCATTGGAAACATTTTACATTCTCCAAAGCTGGACTAATTGATTCGGAGTCATTCAAAGAATATTTCTATGAAATATTTAAAGACACTACTTTGTCTGAACTTAAAATTCCTGTTCACATTACCGCAACCGATATGATTAAAGGAAAATCAAAAATATTTGGCCCCGAAACCAAAACAATAGATGCAATCTTAGCCTCATCATCATTTCCGGGAGTAATGTCTCCTTATGAATTTAACGGAAAACTTTATAGTGACGGAGGTATTCTCAATCATTTTCCAACCGATATTTTAAAAGAGAAATGCGACACTTTAATTGGCGTTTATGTTAGTCCAATCCAAAAAATAGAAGCCAAAGATTTAACTTCCATCAAATCGGTAACCGCTAGAGCTTTTGATCTATTCTCGGCCAATTCCAGCATACATAAATTTGATCATTGCGACTGGTTGATAGAACCCGAAGCTTTATCACTCTATAGTACATTCGAAACCAGCAAATCCAAAATGGAAGCAATTTTCGATATTGGATACGAATCGGCAAAAAAAACTTATAAAAAACTTAACTCATCGCT